A single window of Hemicordylus capensis ecotype Gifberg chromosome 15, rHemCap1.1.pri, whole genome shotgun sequence DNA harbors:
- the LOC128337903 gene encoding melanotransferrin-like isoform X3, whose product MLTLNRGARSSLLKSNKPPEQQKKPELKIGQFWSLLWNSWYEARRSHLCARDLGLCCTSAAMKAFMATTILVLATAVLLATGKKFRWCTLSDQEQRKCAELSKTLLTALPRTMINSFARVSCIRAHNTHDCIDKIRANKADAASLDAGDAYSAVKLYGLTVVAKEIYLEGNCVYAVAVARRGTLDIHRLKGTRSCHNGARWTSGWNIPLGFLLARNELLWDEEQPLSHVIGDYFNASCIPGIGVTSPQLCTLCQGQKSYIWEKNHFCETSSNEPFYDSEGAFRCLKSAGADVAFLDHLVIKNATESEQGEYVLLCPDGSTAPLSTYADCNLGRGPGRTVVTRHNFHKITRKFLTVIQHLFGRKGREKARFELFASSPFRGKNLLFRDATQHLQLVEEETDISRVLGLDYVALLQGLGHEGSSLSNSLVRWCCISDAELQKCEEWALNIKSDPLVCIQADSMINCIELIKNNKADAVTLDATHAYFAQKCALVPVAAECYGPECIPARKEERMETLAHLTALPQLFSVALAKKNAKHINIHNLGGRRSCHSHMYSPGGWLLLSQYTVGALENDTIPCNLSSAYQDYFWKSCMPGADGNLCKVCIGQTETEAGKGLSRCAANHNEQYYGNTGALRCLFGDPSGRSFGDVAFLEHHNLLHNIEYLERSGWVTGGGASDLELLCLDGSRAAVTDWRACNLGPVPPNVVVTRPVTITKVYDFLAKSQKPSLGTTFQLFQSQNYGESDLLFKDATQHLVPTSHLDYEEILGESFFQLAESVFNCTPVDILDFCRQDPCTYSAQH is encoded by the exons ATGCTCACTTTGAACAGAGGAGCAAGGAGTTCGTTGCTGAAATCAAACAAGCCGCCCGAGCAGCAAAAGAAGCCAGAGCTCAAAATAGGCCAG ttctggtcactgctcTGGAATTCTTGGTATGAGGCAAGGCGAAGTCATCTGTGTGCAAGAGACCTGGGTTTGTGCTGCACATCTGCGGCCATGAAAGCTTTTATGGCCACTACCATACTTGTCCTGGCCACTGCTGTTCTTCTGGCTACAG GAAAGAAGTTCCGGTGGTGCACCCTTTCTGACCAGGAGCAGAGGAAGTGTGCAGAGCTATCCAAGACGCTGCTGACGGCATTGCCTCGGACCATGATCAACTCCTTTGCCAGGGTTTCCTGCATCAGAGCCCACAACACTCATGACTGTATTGACAAGATTAGG GCGAACAAAGCAGATGCTGCATCTTTGGATGCTGGAGATGCATATTCAGCCGTAAAGCTTTATGGCCTGACTGTAGTGGCAAAGGAGATCTATCTGGAAG GTAACTGTGTATATGCTGTAGCTGTTGCCAGACGAGGAACACTGGATATTCACAGGCTAAAAGGGACCCGTAGTTGCCACAATGGAGCCAGGTGGACCTCAGGCTGGAACATCCCgttgggcttccttctggctaGGAATGAGCTGCTGTGGGATGAAGAGCAGCCCCTAAGCCACG TGATCGGTGATTATTTcaatgccagctgcatccctggTATTGGAGTGACCTCCCCTCAGCTTTGCACTCTCTGCCAAGGACAGAAGTCCTACATCTGGGAGAAGAACCACTTCTGCGAGACCAGCAGCAACGAGCCCTTCTATGATTCAGAGGGAGCCTTCAG ATGCCTGAAGAGTGCGGGGGCAGATGTGGCTTTCCTGGATCACCTGGTGATAAAGAATGCTACAG aGTCGGAACAAGGAGAATATGTGCTGTTGTGTCCTGATGGGTCCACAGCTCCTCTGAGTACCTATGCTGACTGCAACCTGGGCCGTGGCCCAGGACGGACTGTTGTTACTCGCCACAACTTCCACAAGATCACCAGGAAATTTCTCACTGTCATCCAG CACCTctttggaaggaagggaagggaaaaggcCAGGTTTGAGCTCTTTGCATCTTCGCCATTCAGAGGGAAGAACTTGCTCTTCCGTGATGCCACCCAGCACTTGCAGTTGGTCGAAGAGGAAACTGACATCAGCCGTGTCCTTGGCCTGGATTATGTCGCTCTTCTGCAGGGCTTGGGACACGAAG GGAGCTCCTTGTCTAACAGCCTGGTGCGCTGGTGTTGTATCAGCGATGCTGAACTCCAAAAGTGTGAGGAGTGGGCTCTGAACATCAAGTCTGACCCTCTGGTCTGCATCCAAGCAGACTCCATGATAAACTGCATCGAGCTGATCAAG AACAACAAGGCAGATGCTGTTACGCTGGATGCCACACATGCCTACTTTGCACAGAAGTGTGCACTAGTTCCTGTCGCTGCAGAATGTTATG gGCCAGAATGCATCCCAGCTAGAAAAGAGGAGAGAATGGAGACGCTGGCCCACCTTACAG CGCTGCCTCAACTCTTCTCAGTGGCCCTGGCAAAGAAGAACGCCAAGCACATCAACATCCACAATCTAGGGGGAAGGCGCTCTTGCCACAGCCACATGTACAGTCCAGGGGGGTGGCTGCTTCTTTCTCAGTATACTGTGGGGGCTCTGGAGAATGACACCATCCCCTGTAATCTCAGCTCTG CTTACCAGGATTACTTCTGGAAGAGCTGCATGCCAGGAGCTGATGGGAACCTTTGCAAAGTCTGCATTGGACAAACGGAGACAGAAGCTGGCAAAGGACTCTCCAGGTGTGCTGCCAACCATAATGAACAATACTATGGCAATACAGGTGCCCTCAG ATGTCTCTTTGGTGACCCCAGTGGAAGAAGCTTTGGCGATGTGGCCTTCTTGGAACACCATAACCTGCTCCACAATATCGAGT ACCTGGAACGTTCGGGCTGGGTAACAGGAGGGGGTGCAAGTGACCTTGAACTGCTGTGCCTGGATGGAAGCCGTGCAGCCGTTACAGACTGGAGGGCCTGTAACCTAGGCCCTGTCCCACCGAATGTGGTTGTGACACGGCCAGTGACCATCACCAAGGTCTACGACTTCCTGGCCAAGTCTCAG AAACCGAGCCTGGGCACAACCTTTCAGCTCTTTCAGTCACAGAATTATGGAGAAAGTGACCTGCTCTTTAAAGATGCCACTCAGCATCTCGTTCCCACAAGCCACTTGGACTATGAGGAAATCCTTGGGGAGTCTTTCTTCCAGCTTGCAGAGTCTGTCTTTAACTGCACACCTGTGG ACATCCTGGACTTCTGCAGACAGGATCCTTGTACCTATTCAGCACAGCACTGA
- the LOC128337903 gene encoding melanotransferrin-like isoform X1, translated as MLTLNRGARSSLLKSNKPPEQQKKPELKIGQFWSLLWNSWYEARRSHLCARDLGLCCTSAAMKAFMATTILVLATAVLLATGKKFRWCTLSDQEQRKCAELSKTLLTALPRTMINSFARVSCIRAHNTHDCIDKIRANKADAASLDAGDAYSAVKLYGLTVVAKEIYLEGNCVYAVAVARRGTLDIHRLKGTRSCHNGARWTSGWNIPLGFLLARNELLWDEEQPLSHVIGDYFNASCIPGIGVTSPQLCTLCQGQKSYIWEKNHFCETSSNEPFYDSEGAFRCLKSAGADVAFLDHLVIKNATESEQGEYVLLCPDGSTAPLSTYADCNLGRGPGRTVVTRHNFHKITRKFLTVIQHLFGRKGREKARFELFASSPFRGKNLLFRDATQHLQLVEEETDISRVLGLDYVALLQGLGHEGSSLSNSLVRWCCISDAELQKCEEWALNIKSDPLVCIQADSMINCIELIKNNKADAVTLDATHAYFAQKCALVPVAAECYGPECIPARKEERMETLAHLTALPQLFSVALAKKNAKHINIHNLGGRRSCHSHMYSPGGWLLLSQYTVGALENDTIPCNLSSAYQDYFWKSCMPGADGNLCKVCIGQTETEAGKGLSRCAANHNEQYYGNTGALRCLFGDPSGRSFGDVAFLEHHNLLHNIEYLERSGWVTGGGASDLELLCLDGSRAAVTDWRACNLGPVPPNVVVTRPVTITKVYDFLAKSQKPSLGTTFQLFQSQNYGESDLLFKDATQHLVPTSHLDYEEILGESFFQLAESVFNCTPVGKLSLWEDHRWQAIELPSQKRWIPSSVVALYFCPM; from the exons ATGCTCACTTTGAACAGAGGAGCAAGGAGTTCGTTGCTGAAATCAAACAAGCCGCCCGAGCAGCAAAAGAAGCCAGAGCTCAAAATAGGCCAG ttctggtcactgctcTGGAATTCTTGGTATGAGGCAAGGCGAAGTCATCTGTGTGCAAGAGACCTGGGTTTGTGCTGCACATCTGCGGCCATGAAAGCTTTTATGGCCACTACCATACTTGTCCTGGCCACTGCTGTTCTTCTGGCTACAG GAAAGAAGTTCCGGTGGTGCACCCTTTCTGACCAGGAGCAGAGGAAGTGTGCAGAGCTATCCAAGACGCTGCTGACGGCATTGCCTCGGACCATGATCAACTCCTTTGCCAGGGTTTCCTGCATCAGAGCCCACAACACTCATGACTGTATTGACAAGATTAGG GCGAACAAAGCAGATGCTGCATCTTTGGATGCTGGAGATGCATATTCAGCCGTAAAGCTTTATGGCCTGACTGTAGTGGCAAAGGAGATCTATCTGGAAG GTAACTGTGTATATGCTGTAGCTGTTGCCAGACGAGGAACACTGGATATTCACAGGCTAAAAGGGACCCGTAGTTGCCACAATGGAGCCAGGTGGACCTCAGGCTGGAACATCCCgttgggcttccttctggctaGGAATGAGCTGCTGTGGGATGAAGAGCAGCCCCTAAGCCACG TGATCGGTGATTATTTcaatgccagctgcatccctggTATTGGAGTGACCTCCCCTCAGCTTTGCACTCTCTGCCAAGGACAGAAGTCCTACATCTGGGAGAAGAACCACTTCTGCGAGACCAGCAGCAACGAGCCCTTCTATGATTCAGAGGGAGCCTTCAG ATGCCTGAAGAGTGCGGGGGCAGATGTGGCTTTCCTGGATCACCTGGTGATAAAGAATGCTACAG aGTCGGAACAAGGAGAATATGTGCTGTTGTGTCCTGATGGGTCCACAGCTCCTCTGAGTACCTATGCTGACTGCAACCTGGGCCGTGGCCCAGGACGGACTGTTGTTACTCGCCACAACTTCCACAAGATCACCAGGAAATTTCTCACTGTCATCCAG CACCTctttggaaggaagggaagggaaaaggcCAGGTTTGAGCTCTTTGCATCTTCGCCATTCAGAGGGAAGAACTTGCTCTTCCGTGATGCCACCCAGCACTTGCAGTTGGTCGAAGAGGAAACTGACATCAGCCGTGTCCTTGGCCTGGATTATGTCGCTCTTCTGCAGGGCTTGGGACACGAAG GGAGCTCCTTGTCTAACAGCCTGGTGCGCTGGTGTTGTATCAGCGATGCTGAACTCCAAAAGTGTGAGGAGTGGGCTCTGAACATCAAGTCTGACCCTCTGGTCTGCATCCAAGCAGACTCCATGATAAACTGCATCGAGCTGATCAAG AACAACAAGGCAGATGCTGTTACGCTGGATGCCACACATGCCTACTTTGCACAGAAGTGTGCACTAGTTCCTGTCGCTGCAGAATGTTATG gGCCAGAATGCATCCCAGCTAGAAAAGAGGAGAGAATGGAGACGCTGGCCCACCTTACAG CGCTGCCTCAACTCTTCTCAGTGGCCCTGGCAAAGAAGAACGCCAAGCACATCAACATCCACAATCTAGGGGGAAGGCGCTCTTGCCACAGCCACATGTACAGTCCAGGGGGGTGGCTGCTTCTTTCTCAGTATACTGTGGGGGCTCTGGAGAATGACACCATCCCCTGTAATCTCAGCTCTG CTTACCAGGATTACTTCTGGAAGAGCTGCATGCCAGGAGCTGATGGGAACCTTTGCAAAGTCTGCATTGGACAAACGGAGACAGAAGCTGGCAAAGGACTCTCCAGGTGTGCTGCCAACCATAATGAACAATACTATGGCAATACAGGTGCCCTCAG ATGTCTCTTTGGTGACCCCAGTGGAAGAAGCTTTGGCGATGTGGCCTTCTTGGAACACCATAACCTGCTCCACAATATCGAGT ACCTGGAACGTTCGGGCTGGGTAACAGGAGGGGGTGCAAGTGACCTTGAACTGCTGTGCCTGGATGGAAGCCGTGCAGCCGTTACAGACTGGAGGGCCTGTAACCTAGGCCCTGTCCCACCGAATGTGGTTGTGACACGGCCAGTGACCATCACCAAGGTCTACGACTTCCTGGCCAAGTCTCAG AAACCGAGCCTGGGCACAACCTTTCAGCTCTTTCAGTCACAGAATTATGGAGAAAGTGACCTGCTCTTTAAAGATGCCACTCAGCATCTCGTTCCCACAAGCCACTTGGACTATGAGGAAATCCTTGGGGAGTCTTTCTTCCAGCTTGCAGAGTCTGTCTTTAACTGCACACCTGTGGGTAAGCTGAGCTTGTGGGAAGACCACAGATGGCAGGCTATTGAGCTTCCCTCTCAGAAGCGGTGGATTCCCTCATCTGTGGTTGCATTATACTTTTGCCCCATGTAA
- the LOC128337903 gene encoding melanotransferrin-like isoform X2, with protein sequence MSSYIVLNITKRRRNRDCEFWSLLWNSWYEARRSHLCARDLGLCCTSAAMKAFMATTILVLATAVLLATGKKFRWCTLSDQEQRKCAELSKTLLTALPRTMINSFARVSCIRAHNTHDCIDKIRANKADAASLDAGDAYSAVKLYGLTVVAKEIYLEGNCVYAVAVARRGTLDIHRLKGTRSCHNGARWTSGWNIPLGFLLARNELLWDEEQPLSHVIGDYFNASCIPGIGVTSPQLCTLCQGQKSYIWEKNHFCETSSNEPFYDSEGAFRCLKSAGADVAFLDHLVIKNATESEQGEYVLLCPDGSTAPLSTYADCNLGRGPGRTVVTRHNFHKITRKFLTVIQHLFGRKGREKARFELFASSPFRGKNLLFRDATQHLQLVEEETDISRVLGLDYVALLQGLGHEGSSLSNSLVRWCCISDAELQKCEEWALNIKSDPLVCIQADSMINCIELIKNNKADAVTLDATHAYFAQKCALVPVAAECYGPECIPARKEERMETLAHLTALPQLFSVALAKKNAKHINIHNLGGRRSCHSHMYSPGGWLLLSQYTVGALENDTIPCNLSSAYQDYFWKSCMPGADGNLCKVCIGQTETEAGKGLSRCAANHNEQYYGNTGALRCLFGDPSGRSFGDVAFLEHHNLLHNIEYLERSGWVTGGGASDLELLCLDGSRAAVTDWRACNLGPVPPNVVVTRPVTITKVYDFLAKSQKPSLGTTFQLFQSQNYGESDLLFKDATQHLVPTSHLDYEEILGESFFQLAESVFNCTPVGKLSLWEDHRWQAIELPSQKRWIPSSVVALYFCPM encoded by the exons ATGTCGAGTTACATTGTTTTGAATAttacaaaaagaagaaggaacagagatTGTGAG ttctggtcactgctcTGGAATTCTTGGTATGAGGCAAGGCGAAGTCATCTGTGTGCAAGAGACCTGGGTTTGTGCTGCACATCTGCGGCCATGAAAGCTTTTATGGCCACTACCATACTTGTCCTGGCCACTGCTGTTCTTCTGGCTACAG GAAAGAAGTTCCGGTGGTGCACCCTTTCTGACCAGGAGCAGAGGAAGTGTGCAGAGCTATCCAAGACGCTGCTGACGGCATTGCCTCGGACCATGATCAACTCCTTTGCCAGGGTTTCCTGCATCAGAGCCCACAACACTCATGACTGTATTGACAAGATTAGG GCGAACAAAGCAGATGCTGCATCTTTGGATGCTGGAGATGCATATTCAGCCGTAAAGCTTTATGGCCTGACTGTAGTGGCAAAGGAGATCTATCTGGAAG GTAACTGTGTATATGCTGTAGCTGTTGCCAGACGAGGAACACTGGATATTCACAGGCTAAAAGGGACCCGTAGTTGCCACAATGGAGCCAGGTGGACCTCAGGCTGGAACATCCCgttgggcttccttctggctaGGAATGAGCTGCTGTGGGATGAAGAGCAGCCCCTAAGCCACG TGATCGGTGATTATTTcaatgccagctgcatccctggTATTGGAGTGACCTCCCCTCAGCTTTGCACTCTCTGCCAAGGACAGAAGTCCTACATCTGGGAGAAGAACCACTTCTGCGAGACCAGCAGCAACGAGCCCTTCTATGATTCAGAGGGAGCCTTCAG ATGCCTGAAGAGTGCGGGGGCAGATGTGGCTTTCCTGGATCACCTGGTGATAAAGAATGCTACAG aGTCGGAACAAGGAGAATATGTGCTGTTGTGTCCTGATGGGTCCACAGCTCCTCTGAGTACCTATGCTGACTGCAACCTGGGCCGTGGCCCAGGACGGACTGTTGTTACTCGCCACAACTTCCACAAGATCACCAGGAAATTTCTCACTGTCATCCAG CACCTctttggaaggaagggaagggaaaaggcCAGGTTTGAGCTCTTTGCATCTTCGCCATTCAGAGGGAAGAACTTGCTCTTCCGTGATGCCACCCAGCACTTGCAGTTGGTCGAAGAGGAAACTGACATCAGCCGTGTCCTTGGCCTGGATTATGTCGCTCTTCTGCAGGGCTTGGGACACGAAG GGAGCTCCTTGTCTAACAGCCTGGTGCGCTGGTGTTGTATCAGCGATGCTGAACTCCAAAAGTGTGAGGAGTGGGCTCTGAACATCAAGTCTGACCCTCTGGTCTGCATCCAAGCAGACTCCATGATAAACTGCATCGAGCTGATCAAG AACAACAAGGCAGATGCTGTTACGCTGGATGCCACACATGCCTACTTTGCACAGAAGTGTGCACTAGTTCCTGTCGCTGCAGAATGTTATG gGCCAGAATGCATCCCAGCTAGAAAAGAGGAGAGAATGGAGACGCTGGCCCACCTTACAG CGCTGCCTCAACTCTTCTCAGTGGCCCTGGCAAAGAAGAACGCCAAGCACATCAACATCCACAATCTAGGGGGAAGGCGCTCTTGCCACAGCCACATGTACAGTCCAGGGGGGTGGCTGCTTCTTTCTCAGTATACTGTGGGGGCTCTGGAGAATGACACCATCCCCTGTAATCTCAGCTCTG CTTACCAGGATTACTTCTGGAAGAGCTGCATGCCAGGAGCTGATGGGAACCTTTGCAAAGTCTGCATTGGACAAACGGAGACAGAAGCTGGCAAAGGACTCTCCAGGTGTGCTGCCAACCATAATGAACAATACTATGGCAATACAGGTGCCCTCAG ATGTCTCTTTGGTGACCCCAGTGGAAGAAGCTTTGGCGATGTGGCCTTCTTGGAACACCATAACCTGCTCCACAATATCGAGT ACCTGGAACGTTCGGGCTGGGTAACAGGAGGGGGTGCAAGTGACCTTGAACTGCTGTGCCTGGATGGAAGCCGTGCAGCCGTTACAGACTGGAGGGCCTGTAACCTAGGCCCTGTCCCACCGAATGTGGTTGTGACACGGCCAGTGACCATCACCAAGGTCTACGACTTCCTGGCCAAGTCTCAG AAACCGAGCCTGGGCACAACCTTTCAGCTCTTTCAGTCACAGAATTATGGAGAAAGTGACCTGCTCTTTAAAGATGCCACTCAGCATCTCGTTCCCACAAGCCACTTGGACTATGAGGAAATCCTTGGGGAGTCTTTCTTCCAGCTTGCAGAGTCTGTCTTTAACTGCACACCTGTGGGTAAGCTGAGCTTGTGGGAAGACCACAGATGGCAGGCTATTGAGCTTCCCTCTCAGAAGCGGTGGATTCCCTCATCTGTGGTTGCATTATACTTTTGCCCCATGTAA